atagaaatagtatttttttctagatttttttgagTATTTGTGGGATAACATACTTAGTACCTGACATATCATACTTGTACAATTAATGGTAGATATTATAATGTATGTTTTGTTCCTGTCCTTGTTTCTAAGCACAAGAAAGAAATGGTTTCTTTACATCTTCTCTACATTTATCAAGTAGTATAGGCTATCTGTTTGAGGTAGAATTTTTATACCAGGCCATTTCAGAGATCAGATACTGACTGACCTTTGGTAAGATTTGCTGCTGATAGGGGTTTGCAGCAGTTCTGAAGCATAGTACCCCAAGTATAGGGAACCATTTATGGAACTGCTTTCTGAATATATTAGAATATGTTAGTTATATTATAATTCCCATTAATGTGAATTGGTTATTTTTGACTCCTTTATCTAGTGCTATCTTGGTATTCTTTCCTTAGAAATTTGATAAGTTTATTATACACTATTAACAGTTAAAACTCTTTGTTGCTCACTTgttagaaatcttttttaaaaatttgtcacgTTTTATTTAGTCACATAGGTTCTTTTATATggctttaccttttttttcttttaaattaggattaagttttcaatttcaaaaaatGTGCTTTGGCCTCTGTAgcaatgatcatataatttttcttggcTTAACCTGTAAGTTTGGGGTtagtaatcatttttttaaagaatgtgacTGTCCATGCATTACTGGGGCAAACCTTGGTTAATTTAACATAGTTAGCCCTtaaacaacatgagtttgaacttTGTGGGTCCAtatacacatggatttttttcagtaaatacagaCTTATACTCTATACCTCCTCTCATgattttcttggtatttttttctctaacttcATTGTGAAAATGTAGCACAGAATATATATAGCATACCAAATCTGTATTGTGTTATCAGTAAGGCATCAGGTCCCTGGTagtctattaaatattaaatgtttgaaGAGTCAATTATGTATAGATTTTTAACTGTACAGTCAGTACCCCTAACCCcgatgttgttcaagggtcagttatatttattaatttattatctaATTGTTAAATGAGCTTTGTGTCTTTTAAGGTATCAGATTTAGAATTGGTCTCAAATGTTTCTGACTTTCTGCTAGTTTAACCATATAACCAAGTTTTAAATTGTATAGCTTTATGATAGGGAAATATGGTAAACTTTTGTGAGACATGTACCTGATTAAATTTTTTGAACAGATGATGAACTTGTAcaaaaatttgtaaataattaggtttttttctttcaaggtaTCCTTTGTGTGGCTGACCAATGTCATGGCTTACGTGAACTGGCTCTGAATTACCACTTGTTAAGTGATGAATTGCTGCTTGCTTTATCTTCTGAAAAACATGTCCGATTAGAACATTTGCGCATTGATGTAGTCAGTGAGAATCCTGGACAGACACACTTCCATACTATTCAGAAAAGCAGCTGGGATGCTTTCATCAGACATTCACCAAAAGTGAACTtagtgatgtatttttttttatatgaagagGAATTTGATCCATTCTTTCGGTATGAAATACCTGCCACCCATCTTTACTTTGGGAGATCAGTAAGCAAAGACGTGCTTGGCCGTGTGGGAATGACATGCCCGAGACTAGTTGAACTAGTAGTATGTGCTAATGGATTACGGCCACTTGATGAAGAGTTAATTCGCATTGCAGAACGTTGTAAAAATTTGTCAGCTATTGGACTAGGGGAATGTGAAGTCTCATGTAGTGCCTTTGTTGAGTTTGTGAAGATGTGTGGTGGCCGCCTGTCTCAGTTATCTATTATGGAAGAAGTATTAATTCCTGACCAAAAATATAGTTTGGAGCAGATCCACTGGGAAGTATCCAAGCATCTTGGTAGGGTGTGGTTTCCAGACATGATGCCCACTTGGTAAAGACCAAATGATATAGGGCATGGTGAATAATAGCACCTTAATGTTAAGCATAATGTATTATAATAAGAGTTTATTTCCTGTAGTTCTGATGTGATTCTATTTTGTGGCATGGAAATTTGATATCTGCATTGAATATGTAAGGATTGTTTATTGGGAGACCCATGGACCGGTTTCAGTTGGaaaacttcatttctttctttagccTAATAGCAATCAAAGCTcggaaaaaatttttaagtgtggTTCAGATCTGAAAGTAACCAGTTATGAAGATTAAACATTTTACAGTCTGAAACAAAACCTATATATTATAGTATCTGAGAAGTGAGTACTCTAATAGGTTTTCCAAAATGTTATGTtctctatgcattttttttaaatgtaaacttgACATTTTAGGGTCTTCAGTTATACATACACCTGTTATAAGGTGTTTAATATAGCTCAGGACAGAGCATTTTGTGAGAAAAATGTAGGATATATCAAATGAGAGAGATTGGTTGAACGTTCTCAAATATGTTACAGATCTATTTAAAGAGGTATGTATAAGTAATTGGATCTCTTAGAAAACTCCAAGTGTCCCAGTGGTTATTATAGAAGGATAATAAAAGAGCCAAgatcaaattaaaagaaaaaaacagggaggAAGTGTTTAGCTTTGTATAAACTTTCAGGTTTGCTCTATAATCTGCTAAACCATATAAATTCTCTTCTGTGATTTACTATGTATGTGACTTTGGCATCCTATGTAAAGTCAGGAATGCTTTACCAGTTCTCcttggttttgtttatctttaagctaattttgaaatattatatggtaattgaaatgaaaagcttatctatttaaaaaaagccaaattgACGTAAATAaaggtagaattttaaaatgtttataaaatatttccatgaaaGAATATTATTCTCCTGTGAATTTTAGTGATGGCTCATTTTTCCACTTGGAATTAAATAGTTATGTAAGTAGAACTTTCAAAAATCATAAAAGGAGCATCAATGTATAGTTCTGCATAAACAAGTAAACTTAAAAGAGGATATATTTAAGTTCATAATCATATTTTTGAGTAAATATTGCTCAGCGGACtggaaaattttaatagaaaaatatctgCAGTTTTGTGATTGTTAATTTGGTTAAAAcgctattttatattatttaagttagataacatttttattactttcatatGAATAAAGGTAATCcatatatttctgtaaaaatactAAGTTTTGGGCTACATTTAGTTTTCTTAGGTATTACATAAGCTTTGATTCTGAGCACTAGTGCTAGTAGATACTACCTTCCTAAGGGAAATTAGGAGTAATTTTACCCCAATGGACTAATATATTAATGCTTGAAACTTTTAGAAAGCATCTTAGTAATTATGGAAACTAACAGTCTTACAGatctaatctattttttaaatagattaccttccaaagaataaagtaaaaggtGATTTTCTGCctaatttatctttttcaaaagtCATGGTATTTTCTTCTCctataaatgagaagaaaaaaggcTGATCCAGACttggaaataaaaagcaattgtTGTAATATTTTCCCTTCTTAGTAAATAGTAAATAGCTTTGCACAAGAAATACCTGTCTTAGTGGATGAAGCCTGTTTTCCTTGAACAACTTTGGAAAATGGATTTGACAGTACATAATCAGTTCTACTAACCAAAGCTTtatttggaaatttccttttttgtacaAATTGAATTATATAATGCTTGAAATACTTTAAGTCACTTTATAAGCAAAATGCATAGCACTTACTTTGTTTATACTGTAAAGTATAtgttaaatgcttttattaatttgagaataAAGATAGTTACTAATGCTGTTGTATTactgtagtttttaaaaactacccTAATATAGGTGCTTGGTTTTCTAACAAGCATACAGATTTATGGTTTTAGTTTCCaatttgtatttaataaatacagtgtttaattttaaataagtttatggTAGAATGACTATTTTGAAGATGTAAGATTAAGCAAATGGAATCTATTCCTGAAGCTCTGATGACTAAAGTGATAGGGAATAAAAACTGACcatgaaatgtaaatgtttttcaaattttataaagaaaatggttaaattaaaaagaatagactctgcttttaaaataagaatctataaaacaggagcacctgggtggctcagtggttgagcctctgccttcagctcaggtggtgatcccagagtcctggggtcaagtcccatatcgggctccccagagggagcccgcttctctgactctgcctatgtctctgcttctctttgtttctcatgaataaataaataaaatcttagaaaagaattacaaaacattattttgaaatagaatttttaaaagtccttgaAACCAAGTGGCCTTTTCATAGAGAAATGTCTTCTATACATCCATACAATCAGAatagtttgttggtttttttttttgttgttgttgttgttttttgttttttttttaaagatttacttactttagagagagctggggggaggggcagagggacaaagagtcctaagcagactcggTGCTGTgcgcagagccccacatgggcttgACCCAcaactcaatctcatgaccctgagattacaacctgagtaTGACACTTAgtggactgcaccacccaggcatcccaaccggAAAGTTCTTAACAGCTTCCAGAAAATAACTTCAATTTCTCTTGGTAATCTGGGCTATTTTAACAATActatcagaaaaaacaaaaaacaaaaaacccaagtaTGACTAAAGATGAAATCAATGTACTGCATTCAAAGAAATTATGGAAAAGCTTAGAATAGATAAATTCGGAGGAGTTTGTGAAGAAGGCTCAGGCCTGAACTAGGGTCCTTTAAGAAGCTGTAAGTAATCTGTACTTCATACATATCTGCGAACAATCTTTGCAAATTCCAGCTTCAGTTTATCTGAGGTTTTGCTGTTATCAAGCTGCCAGAAAAATTTCCCTGCTTCCTGAAACCCAAAATGGACACAAAGCCCTTTATTCTTAAAGTGAACTAAGAGCTTATTATCCTTAAAATAATCAGTCCAGTAAAAGGATATAGTTTTAAGTAGGGGAGGGAAAATGTAGATAGGCAAATTTGAGAGCACAGGAAGCTACTTGGACAATGAAGGGGAAACAAACTTTGGCCAGCCCATTTGCCTTTGGCTGTGAACGGGGAAAAGCAAGCATATGATTTTGGAACACTGTTGTGTAACAtaccaacaatttaaaaaaaaaaatcttaaaggaacTGAAGTACCAAAAAATTCATTAAGTACCACCAGACCAAGATTATAAACCTAGATGAAGTTTCctaagacttttttccccctgatttcAAAGGAGCCAGTATCAGGCCTTCCAAATATTTAACGTTTAGTATTTTAACATTTGGACTATATTTCTGTAGGTAcctattaaaataacatttgatgggcagcccgggtggctcagctaaattagtgccaccttcagtccagggtgtgatcctgggggaactgggatcgagtcctgcattgggctcctgcatggagcctgcttctccctctgcctttgtctctgcctctcactctgtgtctctcatgaataaataaataaaatctttaaaaaatatatatatatttgatgatACTTTGTGGGTATATGTACTTAATACTGAGCCAGAATTAATGAGGATATATTTACTCTAAAGCCCTAAGTCAAATTTCAACAAAAGTAACAAAATGGTTTCTCtaaaaatagaggaaattttattcattcataacaAATTAACAGGAAAAATAGGAACCATGTTTAAGTTATATAGTAGATCAAAGGACAGCAAAATTTAATTGGCAAATTCCCACCTGGCCATAATTTGGTTTTTCATCTACCATTTTGAAAGCATGTTCATTCTAAGTCTACTCCAAAAGCCCTACTTCATCTTGGAAGTACAGTTGACAAGTTTGGTAAATTCTTAAGTACTAATATGAATTTTATGCTCTGTGCTATAGTCACCTGAATTTACCTATTTTCACAGAATTCCTTCATTTGTTCATATTCTTAGGAACTGAAAAATATTGAATGCTTTTTCTAACATGACTATTTAGAATCTTggctttaaaattcaaattccataTCCAGATGTACTCATCTGTCTTCGCTACAGAACCAAGTTCTGTGTTTTAGAGTTAACACAAATGTGGCACAAGAGTTTTTGCTTGTTACCCTAGCACTGTTCTAGAAAATCCAAAATTGTTTTCCCAGATCAATTTTCCTAAATATCCACTAAAAGTTGGCATTGCCCCACTTCAGCCACTAGGTGGTGATAACACAAGAATCCAAGTTTGTGGCATTCTGAAGACAACTAGCAGGTTTAAGAGGCAAaattaattatgaatatttagGCACTATTACCATGAGTACATAGGCTAAATGGTAGGCAGTGAAACAGAGTTCTCCTCATATAGCTGAGCAAGACTTTGCCTCTGTGCAGTAAGCAGAATAATGCAGTGCCTCCCAGGCTATCTGTGGTAAAGGGCTgggtttttattttcagattcttGTACTATGtatagttttgaaaaatacaataaaaatgaattcctaGACAAATGagataaaagcagaaacataCAAAATACAAGCCATTTATTACTAGATTCAACATAAAATTACTCCAATAAATTGCTTTAAAAGTAGTTTCTGAATGTTTCCTATCAGAATATTTACTTGACCAGTAACCTCTGGTGCTGATAACATATGCAGGCACTGTCTGAGGactacactttgagtagcaaTGAAACCTTGCTTGATAGTGTATGTCATGGAGTCAACAGAACTGGTTCAAAATGTGGCTCTGTTACCAGTAGTTAGGTCGCCTTGGAAAGGTcacttaagggatccctgggtggcttagccgtttagcgcctgcctttggcccagggcgtgatcctggagtcccaggatcgattcctgcatcaggctccctgccttgagcctgcttctcctccctctgcctgtgcctctgcctctctctgcgtgtgtctctcatgaatgaataaaaaaaatcttaaaaaaaaaaaaaaaaagtcacttaacctttctaagCCTCAACTGACTCATTTGGATCAGGTAAATAATACCCAAGTTTAGGCTTTGTAGGAGAATCCAGTGAGATTGTACTAACCTCTCAAGAGGCACTCAATGTTAGTAGAAACCGAGTAACAATTTACATATTATAGATTGTCTCTGCTCCATCATCTTACTGACTGGTGTTTTTTCCATGAATAGACAGTATTTGGTTGATCATTAAACATCTGAAGGACCTTGAAACCTTGTTTGATGGGACTAAGTGGAAGAACAGCTACTTGGAGATCCTGACAAAAACCTGTCCCCTATCTGACAGGTTTAGGGAAAATGTCAGCTTCCAGAAAATAACTTCAATTTCTCTTGAAGCCTATTCACCCAGATGTATCTGCAGTCATACTTCTGTGTCTTAGGTGTTTGAAGAACTGCAGAAGCAAACTGTCAGCTCAAAGTCTAGGTTATTACTATAAAACCCAGGAAAGGTTGGTAAACTACATTAGGCCAGATCAAGGATGGCACTTTGTTCTTTGATTCATCATTATAGCTACCATTTACTGCAACTTTCCCTTGAAAAATACACACATGGCTTCAATCTTTACAACAGTCCTGACAGATGAATCATCTTAGACATACGGACACTAAGGTTCAGAAATGCCTTATGAGCCATCTAAATCACAAAATGCCAGTTACTAGCTATAATTCTCAAATGCTAGCTAGAAACTTGTACTATTGAACACTGTTTTTACCTCATTTAGAAGCACCATTGCTACAGCTATGGTGTCCAAATTAGTCTTTAAGTGAATAGAACAAAATCAAACTGCTAGATCTGGTCCCGAAAGTTACAAAAGCTGTGACATCAGTCTAAACCACCAAAAAGTGCTTAAATGAAAACCATAACTACCGTGCCACGAAAAAGTAGCTCCTGCCGTGAAAATGTCACTgggggtattttaaaaaaatcttggcatACCAtatccacaatttaaaaataaggggtCCAAAGATCCTATATATCTGATATGAACTGTAATTCATACTAACAAAGGCTTGGAGTTTGAAATCAAGATTACCTAATGTACAATGTACTCACTTTGGCCAATGCAGTAAGAGTTTCAGCTTCTCTCCAAAAAAGTCCTGAGATGATATGCAGCAATTCTGCCCAGGTGCATTTCTGCTCCAAGGCAGAAAGGCCTAAGAAATCCACAAATGTAAAATCACCccctgaaaaatatatatgctggtgacagaaggaaaaaaagagcaatggaATTAAAATGTTATAGACCAGAaagtgtttcatttcttttaggtaaaGGGATTTCTTcatatgttattttaataaaaggaaatttcataGGTAAAAACcaatattcaaaattataaaacaaataaaactctcTGTGTATAATCACTGCATCAAAAATTTGCAAGATACTGAGCAGAAATTCTTTAGTTGATAAATGTGGTTTGAAGGggtaataaaatctttttatggCTAAAGCAAGAGTCTTATTTCCTGTCGGCCCAAAAATAGAGGTTTCATTTCCCAAGTAGGTAGGTTCTCCACTGTAAAGAAATATTCTTGTATAGTTGGTTTCTATCTTCTTGAACTCTGCTCCAAGTTCAGCCAACTTCTTGTATGTCCTTAACACGAATTTAGAACAATCATAGGATTCAAACCATGTCTCAGCCCCCTTTGTTGGGCTGGCTTGAACAGTCCACGTCTCGTAATAAATTCCTGTTTCATTGTCCCGCTTTACCCACTTTGCCATTTGGTTAAATGTGTTtcctaggttaaaaaaaaaaaaaattacctatgtGAACACCAAAGCAAATCATATTAGTTTCACGTAAAATGTTCTAACCTGATTAagaccatgaataaataatagtttttattattatttatctagtTATTTATAATAGTTCCAATCCTGCACCTCACAATAGGAATCCAAGCTCAGCCATTCTACTTTTCAAGGCACAAGGTATTTCTGAATTGTAAACGTTAGATATCGTAGGTATATACAGTCCTACATACCAATTCTATAATCATTTAAGCTATAATCAAaagtggcagcctgggtggctcggcggtttagtgccgccttctgcccagggcgtgatcctggagtcctggaatcaagtcctatgtcaggctccctaatgggagcctgcttctccctctgcctgtgtctctgcctctctctctctctctgtgtgtgtctctcatgaataaaatctttaaaaaaaaaaaaaaaaaagaaaagaaaagcaaagttacaCACATGCAGAAGCCCTCTTTCTTTACCCCACTCAACAAATCTTGGATtcagaagcaaaagaaagaaaataagggaaaaattatGTAAGAGGTAAAAGTGAATGGAGCAAAGGCAGTGTTAAGAATGGTGGAAGGAGGATGCAGAGCTTTTCTGTCACAAAGTTCGGTATGCAAACTATGAATGGCAGCCAGGGGAAGAGCTCCTCTAGAGGGCTCGCCTGCTAACGTTACAAGAGAAGTACTTACTCTACCCTCTCCACCTTGAATATTTGTTACCTCCCTTTCCTCCCTATACTTTCAGCTGTCGGATTCTGCTTATAGCCTTTCCACCAACTATACAAATTCTTCCGGTGAAGCAACTAAACAGGAAATGCTTTTGGCCACATTTGTGGACTATACAGATTCTGACGGCTCTCACACTCTATCATCTTATACCAGAGGAATCTCTCCAAATGTTAACAAAATACCCTACGCTGCATGGCTACAACCTCATCGGGGCATTTACAATACCTAATAGAGCTTGGTCCCAACGTTTCACCTTGTCACCGTGTGTGAACCTTTCTCAAGTGCTTCAACTTGAGTCCATGAAATTAATACTTCATGTCCTATACAAAGGCTGCTTTTATCAATCTTATGGaattaaaattctgaatataAAGCCTGTTTTCTTAGAACTGGGGGCACTGTTTTTAGTGttcttcaactttaaaaaatcactgctATAATTAAGAGATAAGGATACTTCAAAATACTACTCTGTAACGTGAGAAAATGGACAGGATTAATCACAAAGCAGATTGGTAACTTGAAAGATTTAAGTACTAGCATATTACAAactattttacataaaataggGATCACTTGTTTGTATTGTACACTGATGGCAGAAAAGTATTTTCGGATAATGATATAGGTGGACAAGGAGAAATGAGAACTGGcctgaatgaaaaaataaagagtattaaTGCTGAGAGTACTAACActgttagaagaaaaataaactttgataccgttgggatgatttggggcacATGGATTAGAAAGTAGGAAGGGAGATCAGCTAACAGCATGGTGTACAGTTAGAAGATCCCCAGGTGACATTTAAGTCACTCTTCTATTCCTGGTTCTACAACCGGATCTGAGACTTGAAGAGACTGGTAAGTGATGCTACCTGGTTGACACTTGATTCCTTGCTTATGAAAGGAAGAAGAGTTTTATCCTCCTCACTGAACTGTGCGATAACATGCTCCAAAATGCTATGTAAAGAGCTACCCAAGTGGAAAGCATCATAACGTCCTCAAGTCCTGTGATTTACAGAATTCTTATCACAAACAGGGCTTTCATTCCAGATATTTCCACTTTCTTGGAGAACAACAATCATAACGCAGAACTCTATAAATCATATGGGTAAGCTCGTATCTCTAGGATGTAATGGAGCCTCATCCCCGTTCTATACATGAAGTAACGAGTCAATAAAGTAAAATGTCACCCAAGGTCATGTGCCAGTTTCTGATAAAAGTTAACTCCTTTCATCACTACCCAACAATGcaatacatgaagcaaaattcCAAGGGTTTCAGCAACTTTTTAATACatccaaaagaacagaaaatctcaagagataaaatatttcaattgctCAAGGAGCCTTAAATCCTTAAGATTGTGTATGTTTCGGGAAGCAATGTAGTGAAGCAGTTAAGAAAATGGTCAAGAGGGCTTCACTGCCAGTGTTGGGAGTCCTACTTATCAGCTGTGTGACTAACCACTTggggcttcagtttccccatctgtaaaatggggggagGGATAACAACAACTATTTCAGAGGGTGGTCGTGATGATAAATCATGTGATACAGATAAAGCACTCGGAACCTCTGCTGGGCCCAGAGTAAGTCTCCATGAGCggtagctattattattcctTAACAAAAACATGGTATCATCACTGAAAGTCTTTTTCCAGATTCAGTTAACAGGACCTTTAATCAATTGTTTTATCAGGCATTTTGTGGATTTTCTTCCACTATTTTATTTAGCAACTCCAATTTAAttgcagaaaacattttattattttattcactttttgcCATCAAAGAGAGGAGATATACTACTCATCATCTACAGGTGACACTTGGCATGAGCAATAGTTTGGATCAAAAGCTATTGCTTCCAGAAGTACATTTTGTAAACTGACTTCTAACATTTCAGAAGAACATGACTGAAATGCCTCAATGAAAGtagtttttttcatttggatACTGATACAATTGTCAAATACTGCCATATTTTTGAAACTTACCTGATATGGTTGCTACCAGTACTAACGTCCCATTTTCCTTCCAGTGGATATCATCAATCCCTTCAAAAAAACAGGCAGCGCCTTGATTGCACCAGAAAGGGGCATTCATTTCAGGTCGGAGATGGGGAAATGTACAGTTTCCAAGTTGGAAAAGTTCATACCATTCCATTGTGTAGTTCTTGCCAGTTAAAGTACTCTTGAATCCAATGGCATCATGCATAATTTTCTGTGTAAAGATCATACATGTACAAAAGCATCTGTGAAGTAACCACTGGCCCAGgaaccaaatgggagaaaatgtaaTACACCACAACTGTATATCAAGTAGATCGAGTGCTCAGCTATTCCACTTCCATGTTGCTATTCATGTGTCCACTCTGGGGTTCTTCAAATTCTAGGCCCTCATCCACTCTGATTTTGACCATTGCTGCTTATCTCAGATAGTAAGGATGTTTGCTATATGGATGTGCTCTTAATTTCCTTACAATTTAGAATGGGTTTGAGAAGTTCCATACCACAGTCTCAGGAAGTCTATATATTTCACAGGGTGATGAGAGGCTTAAATGGTAAGCTAACCCAGGAAGAGTGTGTACAGCACGGACTGGAAGTGAAGTGTTTCCTGCCTGTCTTGCCCATTCCTCCGGGCCTCCTCCTTTCTTACTTTTCAGGAGCTGGGTACGGATTCAGAATATTAAAAGGGATTAAAGCAACTGCATTTGTTATTGTCAGGATTACAAAACATGGTAGTATTTTTTTGACtactcattttaaagatttcatttgagagagagtgtgtgtatgtaagtTTGCAAGTGCATGCACATGCCCTCCTGAGGAGGGtgcagggcagagggggaaggagatggactctcaagcagactctgatcccagcatggagctgatgacaggctggatctcacgactctgagatcatgacctgagccaaaactaggagtcagatgcttaaccaaccgagtcacccaggtaccccattgACTACCCATTTTAAATATGCCAAGAACACCAATTAAACATGTTCTCAAATCAGCCCTTAGAACAGTGATTATTTCCTCAACTCCACTTAATAAGTCATTTAATTAACCAAAGTTATAAGATCAAAACCGCAGCCTTACCAAGTGTCCCAGGAGGTTCCCATATTTAAATTCCCATACTGGGGTTTGTAACCGGAAGACTTCAATGACATC
This DNA window, taken from Canis lupus baileyi chromosome 17, mCanLup2.hap1, whole genome shotgun sequence, encodes the following:
- the CLN5 gene encoding bis(monoacylglycero)phosphate synthase CLN5; its protein translation is MAQAGSADPGVGGHWAAGPRCAPWRWALALLWLATAAGGPSRRQWPVPYKRFSFRPEPDPYCQAKYTFCPTGSPIPVMKGDDVIEVFRLQTPVWEFKYGNLLGHLKIMHDAIGFKSTLTGKNYTMEWYELFQLGNCTFPHLRPEMNAPFWCNQGAACFFEGIDDIHWKENGTLVLVATISGNTFNQMAKWVKRDNETGIYYETWTVQASPTKGAETWFESYDCSKFVLRTYKKLAELGAEFKKIETNYTRIFLYSGEPTYLGNETSIFGPTGNKTLALAIKRFYYPFKPHLSTKEFLLSILQIFDAVIIHREFYLFYNFEYWFLPMKFPFIKITYEEIPLPKRNETLSGL
- the FBXL3 gene encoding F-box/LRR-repeat protein 3 isoform X2 yields the protein MKRGGRDSDHNSSEEGTAEKSKKLRTTNEHSQTCDWGNLLQDIILQVFKYLPLLDRAHASQVCRNWNQVFHMPDLWRCFEFELNQPATSYLKATHPELIKQIIKRHSNHLQYVSFKVDSSKESAEAACDILSQLVNCSLKTLGLISTARPSFMDLPKSHFISALTVVFVNSKSLSSLKIDDTPVDDPSLKVLVANNSDTLKLLKMSSCPHVSPAGILCVADQCHGLRELALNYHLLSDELLLALSSEKHVRLEHLRIDVVSENPGQTHFHTIQKSSWDAFIRHSPKVNLVMYFFLYEEEFDPFFRYEIPATHLYFGRSVSKDVLGRVGMTCPRLVELVVCANGLRPLDEELIRIAERCKNLSAIGLGECEVSCSAFVEFVKMCGGRLSQLSIMEEVLIPDQKYSLEQIHWEVSKHLGRVWFPDMMPTW